Below is a genomic region from Demequina sp. NBRC 110054.
AAGCACTCGCGGAGCTGGTCGTCGGTGAAGCGCGCCCAGTCGAGCTTCATCGCGGGGTTCGCGATGGTCGGCGTGGCCGCGGGGGCGACGACGTGCTCCCACTCGCCGTAGCGCTGTCCCCAGAAGGCCGTGCCCCAGGCCGCGTTGAGGCCGTCCAGGTCCGTGTAGCGGTCCTTGAGCCACCGCCGCCACGCGGCGACGGCGCGCGGGCCGAAGTCCTCGGCGACGGGCACGCCGTACTCGTTGTGGATGTGCCACAGGACCACTGCGGGGTGGTCTGCGTAGCGCTCGGCAAGCTTGCCCGCCATGCGGGCGACGGCCTCCCGATACTCAGGCGAGGCGTGCGACGCCATGCCGCGCGAGCCGAAGCCCATCACGGTGCCGTTCTTGTCGGTGACGCGTGCCTCCGGGTACGCGTGGAAGAACCACGCGGGCGGGGACACGCTCGGGGTGCCGAGGTCGACGGAGATCCCGTTGTCGTGCAGCAGGGAGATGATGTCGTCGAGCCAGGCGAAGTCGTACTCGCCCTCGCGGGGTTCGAGCATGGCCCAGGAGAAGATTCCGACGCTGACGAGGTTGACACCGGCCTCGCGCATGAGCGCGACATCCTCGAGCCAGACCTCGCGAGGCCACTGCTCGGGGTTGTAGTCGCCGCCGTACGCCAGTGCGTCGACGCGCGGCCAACTGCTGTCTGCCATGACACTCCATCGGGTCGGGCTCGGATGCTGCCCTGTGTTGCACAGTCGCAGCCGGGTCGGCTGTGACCGGTCACAGTCTTACTCGTCATTTTCGGGCCACGCAAGTCCGAGCCGTGCCCGTGACACAACTGTGACCGTTCTGAGAGCGTCGACCTTATCAGGGTCGCGAACACCGGTGAGGCCGGATACGCTGTGCGCGTGGCACCCACTCCCAACGGCGGGCGAAAGCCGACGATCCGCGACGTAGCGACCGTCGCGGGCGTCTCGCATGGCACCGTGAGCCGCGTCCTCAACGGTGGCAAGTGGGTCTCCCC
It encodes:
- a CDS encoding beta-galactosidase; this translates as MADSSWPRVDALAYGGDYNPEQWPREVWLEDVALMREAGVNLVSVGIFSWAMLEPREGEYDFAWLDDIISLLHDNGISVDLGTPSVSPPAWFFHAYPEARVTDKNGTVMGFGSRGMASHASPEYREAVARMAGKLAERYADHPAVVLWHIHNEYGVPVAEDFGPRAVAAWRRWLKDRYTDLDGLNAAWGTAFWGQRYGEWEHVVAPAATPTIANPAMKLDWARFTDDQLREC